A single genomic interval of Panthera uncia isolate 11264 chromosome A1 unlocalized genomic scaffold, Puncia_PCG_1.0 HiC_scaffold_17, whole genome shotgun sequence harbors:
- the LOC125934543 gene encoding zinc finger protein 300-like isoform X2 codes for MVNGPWRLSLSLSPDSSDLCSFGREAENDQVSPFTKEEWQQLDPAQRTLYRDVMLENFSHVISLGHPVSKPDVISKLEQGEEPWIIKRDVSDWIYPERETRLDNPQLDIPGDVSFHKEVLESVTRDPSLYSIFKVWQGDDQMERHQENKDRLLRQVMVIKNKTVVEESGYTYKASGKIFHDCIDLDVSGQRLYKCDSFEKSLIPNINLLSCNRGYVRKNTVENFRCRSTPISSYSKHEKIHNGVKHCEDSQCGKIISNKQSLFQYVNVETGDKTCICIECGKSFLKKSQLIIHQRIHTGEKPYDCGACGKAFSEKSHLIVHQRTHTGEKPYECSECGKAFSQKSSLVIHQRVHSGEKPYECSDCGKAFSQKSPLIIHQRIHTGEKPYECNQCGKAFSQKSQLIIHHRAHTGEKPYECAECGKAFCEKSHLIIHKRIHTGEKPYRCTQCEEASSRKSELIIHQIIHTGEKPYECTECGKTFSRKSQLIIHQRTHTGEKPYKCSECGKAFCQQSHLIGHQRIHTGEKPYVCSECGKAFSQKSHLPGHQRIHTGEKPYICAECGKAFSQKSDLVVHQRIHTGEKPYQCAMCGKAFIQKSQLTVHQRIHTVAKS; via the exons ATGGTAAATGGCCCCTGGAGACTTAGTCTGTCTCTCAGTCCTGATTCTTCAGACCTCTGCTCTtttggaagagaagcagaaaatgacCAAGTCTCAC CTTTCACTAAGGAGGAGTGGCAGCAACTGGACCCTGCTCAGAGGACCCTGTATAGAgacgtgatgctggagaactTCAGCCATGTGATCTCATTGG GGCATCCAGTTTCCAAACCAGATGTCATCTCCAAGTTGGAACAAGGAGAAGAGCCATGGATAATAAAGAGAGATGTATCAGATTGGATCTATCCAG agAGGGAGACTAGACTTGACAACCCTCAATTGGATATACCTGGAGATGTTTCCTTCCATAAGGAGGTATTGGAAAGTGTAACAAGGGATCCTTCACTATACTCCATTTTTAAGGTCTGGCAGGGTGATGACCAGATGGAGAGAcatcaggaaaataaagacagactTCTCAGGCAAGTCatggtcatcaaaaacaaaacagttgttGAAGAATCAGGTTATACATATAAGGcatcaggaaaaatatttcatgactgCATAGACCTAGATGTTTCAGGACAAAGATTGTATAAATGTGACTCATTTGAAAAGAGCTTGATACCTAATATAAACTTACTCAGTTGTAATAGGGGTTATGTAAGAAAAAACACTGTTGAGAATTTTAGATGTAGGAGTACAcctatttcttcctattctaAGCATGAAAAAATTCATAATGGAGTGAAACACTGTGAAGATAGTCAGTGTGGAAAGATTATCAGCAATAAACAGTCTCTTTTTCAATATGTGAATGTTGAAACTGGAGACAAGACCTGTATATGCATTGAATGTGgaaaatcttttctaaaaaagTCACAACTCATTATACATcaaagaattcatactggagagaaaccgtATGATTGTGGTgcatgtgggaaagccttcagtgaAAAGTCACATCTCATTGTACATCAGAGAACTCATACTGGGGAAAAACCTTACGAGTGTTCTGAATGTGGAAAAGCTTTCTCTCAGAAATCGTCCCTCGTTATACATCAGAGAGTTCATTCTGGGGAAAAACCATACGAATGTAGTGACTGTGGGAAAGCCTTCTCCCAGAAATCACCTCTCATTATACATCAGAGAATACATACTGGTgaaaaaccttatgaatgtaatCAGTGTGGGAAGGCGTTCTCCCAGAAGTCACAGCTGATCATACATCATAGAgctcatactggagagaaaccatatgaatgtgctgaatgtgggaaagccttctgTGAGAAGTCCCACCTCATTATACATAAAAGAAttcacactggggagaaaccctATAGATGCACTCAGTGTGAGGAAGCCTCCAGCAGAAAGTCAGAACTCATTATACATCAGATAATTCATACTGgggagaaaccttatgaatgtacTGAATGTGGGAAGACCTTCTCCCGGAAGTCACAGCTGATCATACATCAGAGAACACATACTGGAGAAAAACCATATAAATGCAGTGAATGTGGAAAAGCTTTCTGTCAGCAGTCACATCTCATTggacatcagagaattcacacaggaGAAAAACCTTATGTGTGCAGTGAATGCGGGAAAGCCTTCTCTCAGAAGTCTCACCTCCCAGGGCATCAGCGAATTCATACAGGAGAAAAACCTTACATATGTGCTGAATGTGGAAAGGCGTTTTCCCAGAAGTCAGACCTTGTTgtacatcagagaattcatactggggAGAAACCCTATCAGTGTGCTatgtgtgggaaagccttcatcCAGAAGTCACAACTCACTGTACATCAAAGAATTCATACAGTGGCAAAATCGTAA
- the LOC125934543 gene encoding zinc finger protein 300-like isoform X3, producing MAPGDLVCLSVLILQTSALLEEKQKMTKSHGPLSFEDVAVAFTKEEWQQLDPAQRTLYRDVMLENFSHVISLGHPVSKPDVISKLEQGEEPWIIKRDVSDWIYPGKNLAGGSQGKETRLDNPQLDIPGDVSFHKEVLESVTRDPSLYSIFKVWQGDDQMERHQENKDRLLRQVMVIKNKTVVEESGYTYKASGKIFHDCIDLDVSGQRLYKCDSFEKSLIPNINLLSCNRGYVRKNTVENFRCRSTPISSYSKHEKIHNGVKHCEDSQCGKIISNKQSLFQYVNVETGDKTCICIECGKSFLKKSQLIIHQRIHTGEKPYDCGACGKAFSEKSHLIVHQRTHTGEKPYECSECGKAFSQKSSLVIHQRVHSGEKPYECSDCGKAFSQKSPLIIHQRIHTGEKPYECNQCGKAFSQKSQLIIHHRAHTGEKPYECAECGKAFCEKSHLIIHKRIHTGEKPYRCTQCEEASSRKSELIIHQIIHTGEKPYECTECGKTFSRKSQLIIHQRTHTGEKPYKCSECGKAFCQQSHLIGHQRIHTGEKPYVCSECGKAFSQKSHLPGHQRIHTGEKPYICAECGKAFSQKSDLVVHQRIHTGEKPYQCAMCGKAFIQKSQLTVHQRIHTVAKS from the exons ATGGCCCCTGGAGACTTAGTCTGTCTCTCAGTCCTGATTCTTCAGACCTCTGCTCTtttggaagagaagcagaaaatgacCAAGTCTCAC GGTCCATTGTCATTTGAGGATGTGGCTGTAGCTTTCACTAAGGAGGAGTGGCAGCAACTGGACCCTGCTCAGAGGACCCTGTATAGAgacgtgatgctggagaactTCAGCCATGTGATCTCATTGG GGCATCCAGTTTCCAAACCAGATGTCATCTCCAAGTTGGAACAAGGAGAAGAGCCATGGATAATAAAGAGAGATGTATCAGATTGGATCTATCCAGGTAAAAATCTAGCAGGTGGGAGTCAAGGGAA GGAGACTAGACTTGACAACCCTCAATTGGATATACCTGGAGATGTTTCCTTCCATAAGGAGGTATTGGAAAGTGTAACAAGGGATCCTTCACTATACTCCATTTTTAAGGTCTGGCAGGGTGATGACCAGATGGAGAGAcatcaggaaaataaagacagactTCTCAGGCAAGTCatggtcatcaaaaacaaaacagttgttGAAGAATCAGGTTATACATATAAGGcatcaggaaaaatatttcatgactgCATAGACCTAGATGTTTCAGGACAAAGATTGTATAAATGTGACTCATTTGAAAAGAGCTTGATACCTAATATAAACTTACTCAGTTGTAATAGGGGTTATGTAAGAAAAAACACTGTTGAGAATTTTAGATGTAGGAGTACAcctatttcttcctattctaAGCATGAAAAAATTCATAATGGAGTGAAACACTGTGAAGATAGTCAGTGTGGAAAGATTATCAGCAATAAACAGTCTCTTTTTCAATATGTGAATGTTGAAACTGGAGACAAGACCTGTATATGCATTGAATGTGgaaaatcttttctaaaaaagTCACAACTCATTATACATcaaagaattcatactggagagaaaccgtATGATTGTGGTgcatgtgggaaagccttcagtgaAAAGTCACATCTCATTGTACATCAGAGAACTCATACTGGGGAAAAACCTTACGAGTGTTCTGAATGTGGAAAAGCTTTCTCTCAGAAATCGTCCCTCGTTATACATCAGAGAGTTCATTCTGGGGAAAAACCATACGAATGTAGTGACTGTGGGAAAGCCTTCTCCCAGAAATCACCTCTCATTATACATCAGAGAATACATACTGGTgaaaaaccttatgaatgtaatCAGTGTGGGAAGGCGTTCTCCCAGAAGTCACAGCTGATCATACATCATAGAgctcatactggagagaaaccatatgaatgtgctgaatgtgggaaagccttctgTGAGAAGTCCCACCTCATTATACATAAAAGAAttcacactggggagaaaccctATAGATGCACTCAGTGTGAGGAAGCCTCCAGCAGAAAGTCAGAACTCATTATACATCAGATAATTCATACTGgggagaaaccttatgaatgtacTGAATGTGGGAAGACCTTCTCCCGGAAGTCACAGCTGATCATACATCAGAGAACACATACTGGAGAAAAACCATATAAATGCAGTGAATGTGGAAAAGCTTTCTGTCAGCAGTCACATCTCATTggacatcagagaattcacacaggaGAAAAACCTTATGTGTGCAGTGAATGCGGGAAAGCCTTCTCTCAGAAGTCTCACCTCCCAGGGCATCAGCGAATTCATACAGGAGAAAAACCTTACATATGTGCTGAATGTGGAAAGGCGTTTTCCCAGAAGTCAGACCTTGTTgtacatcagagaattcatactggggAGAAACCCTATCAGTGTGCTatgtgtgggaaagccttcatcCAGAAGTCACAACTCACTGTACATCAAAGAATTCATACAGTGGCAAAATCGTAA
- the LOC125934543 gene encoding zinc finger protein 300-like isoform X1 produces MAPGDLVCLSVLILQTSALLEEKQKMTKSHGPLSFEDVAVAFTKEEWQQLDPAQRTLYRDVMLENFSHVISLGHPVSKPDVISKLEQGEEPWIIKRDVSDWIYPERETRLDNPQLDIPGDVSFHKEVLESVTRDPSLYSIFKVWQGDDQMERHQENKDRLLRQVMVIKNKTVVEESGYTYKASGKIFHDCIDLDVSGQRLYKCDSFEKSLIPNINLLSCNRGYVRKNTVENFRCRSTPISSYSKHEKIHNGVKHCEDSQCGKIISNKQSLFQYVNVETGDKTCICIECGKSFLKKSQLIIHQRIHTGEKPYDCGACGKAFSEKSHLIVHQRTHTGEKPYECSECGKAFSQKSSLVIHQRVHSGEKPYECSDCGKAFSQKSPLIIHQRIHTGEKPYECNQCGKAFSQKSQLIIHHRAHTGEKPYECAECGKAFCEKSHLIIHKRIHTGEKPYRCTQCEEASSRKSELIIHQIIHTGEKPYECTECGKTFSRKSQLIIHQRTHTGEKPYKCSECGKAFCQQSHLIGHQRIHTGEKPYVCSECGKAFSQKSHLPGHQRIHTGEKPYICAECGKAFSQKSDLVVHQRIHTGEKPYQCAMCGKAFIQKSQLTVHQRIHTVAKS; encoded by the exons ATGGCCCCTGGAGACTTAGTCTGTCTCTCAGTCCTGATTCTTCAGACCTCTGCTCTtttggaagagaagcagaaaatgacCAAGTCTCAC GGTCCATTGTCATTTGAGGATGTGGCTGTAGCTTTCACTAAGGAGGAGTGGCAGCAACTGGACCCTGCTCAGAGGACCCTGTATAGAgacgtgatgctggagaactTCAGCCATGTGATCTCATTGG GGCATCCAGTTTCCAAACCAGATGTCATCTCCAAGTTGGAACAAGGAGAAGAGCCATGGATAATAAAGAGAGATGTATCAGATTGGATCTATCCAG agAGGGAGACTAGACTTGACAACCCTCAATTGGATATACCTGGAGATGTTTCCTTCCATAAGGAGGTATTGGAAAGTGTAACAAGGGATCCTTCACTATACTCCATTTTTAAGGTCTGGCAGGGTGATGACCAGATGGAGAGAcatcaggaaaataaagacagactTCTCAGGCAAGTCatggtcatcaaaaacaaaacagttgttGAAGAATCAGGTTATACATATAAGGcatcaggaaaaatatttcatgactgCATAGACCTAGATGTTTCAGGACAAAGATTGTATAAATGTGACTCATTTGAAAAGAGCTTGATACCTAATATAAACTTACTCAGTTGTAATAGGGGTTATGTAAGAAAAAACACTGTTGAGAATTTTAGATGTAGGAGTACAcctatttcttcctattctaAGCATGAAAAAATTCATAATGGAGTGAAACACTGTGAAGATAGTCAGTGTGGAAAGATTATCAGCAATAAACAGTCTCTTTTTCAATATGTGAATGTTGAAACTGGAGACAAGACCTGTATATGCATTGAATGTGgaaaatcttttctaaaaaagTCACAACTCATTATACATcaaagaattcatactggagagaaaccgtATGATTGTGGTgcatgtgggaaagccttcagtgaAAAGTCACATCTCATTGTACATCAGAGAACTCATACTGGGGAAAAACCTTACGAGTGTTCTGAATGTGGAAAAGCTTTCTCTCAGAAATCGTCCCTCGTTATACATCAGAGAGTTCATTCTGGGGAAAAACCATACGAATGTAGTGACTGTGGGAAAGCCTTCTCCCAGAAATCACCTCTCATTATACATCAGAGAATACATACTGGTgaaaaaccttatgaatgtaatCAGTGTGGGAAGGCGTTCTCCCAGAAGTCACAGCTGATCATACATCATAGAgctcatactggagagaaaccatatgaatgtgctgaatgtgggaaagccttctgTGAGAAGTCCCACCTCATTATACATAAAAGAAttcacactggggagaaaccctATAGATGCACTCAGTGTGAGGAAGCCTCCAGCAGAAAGTCAGAACTCATTATACATCAGATAATTCATACTGgggagaaaccttatgaatgtacTGAATGTGGGAAGACCTTCTCCCGGAAGTCACAGCTGATCATACATCAGAGAACACATACTGGAGAAAAACCATATAAATGCAGTGAATGTGGAAAAGCTTTCTGTCAGCAGTCACATCTCATTggacatcagagaattcacacaggaGAAAAACCTTATGTGTGCAGTGAATGCGGGAAAGCCTTCTCTCAGAAGTCTCACCTCCCAGGGCATCAGCGAATTCATACAGGAGAAAAACCTTACATATGTGCTGAATGTGGAAAGGCGTTTTCCCAGAAGTCAGACCTTGTTgtacatcagagaattcatactggggAGAAACCCTATCAGTGTGCTatgtgtgggaaagccttcatcCAGAAGTCACAACTCACTGTACATCAAAGAATTCATACAGTGGCAAAATCGTAA